Proteins encoded together in one Camelina sativa cultivar DH55 chromosome 9, Cs, whole genome shotgun sequence window:
- the LOC104710508 gene encoding uncharacterized protein LOC104710508 isoform X1, with amino-acid sequence MGCGVSRPETDEGGEEGGDLKIITRKGSIGKDSETADSFVSDKDLLEISSTHSKNSKTNGEQTSKEDETECKGEEEKGDELKVSPSSPSFRIYCVFPRDPNDDNDDLQRNKHISDENKEQKGKRQAAVGTKIRRRFNNVKKLLIPPNVPSSTANRG; translated from the exons ATGGGTTGTGGTGTTTCAAGGCCGGAGACAgatgaaggaggagaagaaggtggGGATTTGAAGATTATAACTCGGAAAGGATCAATCGGTAAAGATAGCGAAACTGCTGATAGTTTCGTTTCGGATAAAGACCTTCTTGAGATATCATCAACACATAGTAAAAATTCCAAAACCAATGGTGAACAGACGAGTAAAGAGGACGAAACTGAATGTaaaggtgaagaagagaaaggagacGAGCTAAAAGTTTCACCCTCATCTCCCAGTTTTCGTATTTATTGCGTTTTCCCTAGAGATCCTAATGATGACA ACGATGACTTGCAACGGAACAAGCACATTTCAGATGAAAACAAG GAGCAGAAAGGGAAGAGACAAGCAGCAGTAGGAacgaaaataagaagaaggtTTAACAATGTCAAAAAGCTTCTAATACCTCCAAATGTACCTTCCTCCACAGCTAATCGCGgttga
- the LOC104710508 gene encoding uncharacterized protein LOC104710508 isoform X2, whose amino-acid sequence MGCGVSRPETDEGGEEGGDLKIITRKGSIGKDSETADSFVSDKDLLEISSTHSKNSKTNGEQTSKEDETECKGEEEKGDELKVSPSSPSFRIYCVFPRDPNDDNDDLQRNKHISDENKKGKRQAAVGTKIRRRFNNVKKLLIPPNVPSSTANRG is encoded by the exons ATGGGTTGTGGTGTTTCAAGGCCGGAGACAgatgaaggaggagaagaaggtggGGATTTGAAGATTATAACTCGGAAAGGATCAATCGGTAAAGATAGCGAAACTGCTGATAGTTTCGTTTCGGATAAAGACCTTCTTGAGATATCATCAACACATAGTAAAAATTCCAAAACCAATGGTGAACAGACGAGTAAAGAGGACGAAACTGAATGTaaaggtgaagaagagaaaggagacGAGCTAAAAGTTTCACCCTCATCTCCCAGTTTTCGTATTTATTGCGTTTTCCCTAGAGATCCTAATGATGACA ACGATGACTTGCAACGGAACAAGCACATTTCAGATGAAAACAAG AAAGGGAAGAGACAAGCAGCAGTAGGAacgaaaataagaagaaggtTTAACAATGTCAAAAAGCTTCTAATACCTCCAAATGTACCTTCCTCCACAGCTAATCGCGgttga